The Carboxydocella sporoproducens DSM 16521 genomic sequence CAGCCAGCCCCCAAGAAACAGAAGTAAGATTTTACGTATCAGCCAGAAAAAAAAGAGCGCCCCCAACAGCATTCCGACCAGGAAACTGCGGCGGGCGATAGTTTTAACTTTGTGCATCCCCATCACCATTTTAATCCAGCATATTTTTGATATCCCTGACACCGTCCCGCACATCATTGACCATTTTGGCCGCCCGGGCTGTGACCCGCCGGGTTTTCCCCAGCAAAGTCCGTTTGGGAGTGGGTTTAAGCTGTGGTCCGGCTACCAAACCGATGATTGCTCCCAGCACACTTCCAGCAACCAGCCCATTCCAGAAACTTCTGGCCATGTTCGACACCTCCTGTTAGAGATAGGGTTCAGCCAGTTCCTCATCCCAGGCCATTAAACTGCCATCCTCAGCTACATCAAATACCTGGATTTCATTGCCCTGACGGCGAAATTCCACAAAACAGTCCCAGCAGTAAAACTGGTCCACTCCCACTTTCCCGGTGCTTTTGCCTCCACAAACGGGACAAATCATGATAAAATGACTCCTTTCTCTCTTCAGGCTTCATTCATAGTTTGACCCGCTTTTTCACTTTCTAACCATATGAGCTGGCCATTTTCCCAGGTTAATTGTTGCCATGGTATTTCAGTTCTTCCCTGCCATAAATCATCAAAAATGGAGCGAGCCAGCTCTATCCCTGCCAGTTTGCCGCTACTTTTATCCAGCACCAAATCCCCCACCAGGCCTATTTCCTGTTTTTGCCGATCATACAAAGGTTGCTCCAGCCAGTTCGGACAGGCTACCATACAGTCCGGCAGCGCTTCCCCGGCCACCACCAGTCCATCCTCCCGCAAATCCAGCAACTGTTCCCAGGTGTACCAGTTATCTTCAGCAGTGGCCAGGGCCCGCAGCTGGCCCTCTTCATCCACCGCCAGCTGACGCACTCGACCCAGCATCTCCCCCTGCGGGTTGTATACTGGCAAACCTGTCAAATGCCGGCCCCGGCACAGATTTTTCTCCATTTTTCATCCCTCCGGTTTTGTTAGTATGTGCAGAGAGGAGGGAAAATAAAAAGAAAACTGCCAGCTTAATGGCAGTTCTGGTAGGTTGCATATATTCATAGTTTTTTAATCACCCCGCCGCCGACCACATACTCACCCTGGTAGAACACCACCGCCTGACCGGGAGTGATGGCACGCTGGGGCTCCTGAAATCTCACCAGCACCCGGTCGCCATTGCCTGCTTTTTCCCCCAGTGGCTGGACGATAGCCGCTGCCGGCCGGGCGGCATAGCGAATTTTAGCCTCCACCGCCAGGGGCTGTTCCAGCACGGGCAGGGCAATCAGATTCAGTTCATCCGCTAACAGCTCGCCGGCATAAACTTCCTCCGCTTCCCCCAGAATCACTGCATTCCGTTCCGGATCGATATCCACCACAAACATGGGCTTACCCAGGGCAATGCCCAGCCCTTTCCGCTGTCCAATGGTATAATGGACAATTCCTTTGTGTTGTCCCAGCACCCGGCCCTGGCGGTCCAGGAAAGGTCCAGGCTTGATTTGCTCACCCAGCTTTTCCTCAAGAAAAGCGCCATAATCATCATCTGGCACAAAACAGATTTCCTGGCTTTCCGGCTTGTTGGCCACCGGCAATTCCAGCTTTCTGGCCAGTTCCCGGGTTTGTTCCTTCACCATTTCCCCCAGGGGAAAGAGGGTATGGGCCAGCTGCTCCTGGGTAAAGGTGTACAGCACATAGGACTGGTCCTTGCGCTGATCCACCCCTTTGCGCAACAGCCAGCGCCCCCTCTGTTCATCATATTCCCGGCGGGCATAATGGCCGGTCGCGATATAGTCAGCTCCCAGAGCCCGGGCCTTGCGCAGGAAGGCTTCGAATTTGATTTCCTTGTTACAGGCAATACAGGGATTGGGGGTTTCCCCCCGCAAATAGGACTGACAGAAATAATCGATTACCTTTTCAGCAAACAATTCCCGAAAGTTGAGGACATAAAAGGGTATCCCCAGTTTGTCACAAACCCGGCGGGCATCATTGATGGAGGAAAGAGAGCAACAGCCCCCGTAATCCTCATCTTCAATTTCCCGCGGGGAGATTTGCAGGGTTATGCCGATAACATTATATCCTTGCTCTTTTAAAAGAGCGGCCGCTACCGAACTGTCCACGCCTCCGCTCATGCCAACCGCCACTGTGGGTTTCACTACAAATCACCTCAGGATATACTATACCACAATCAGTGGCCATAGGCCAACTTGCGTTCCAGGCGGCGGCTGTAGGAAGTCAGGGCATAGCAGATGACAAAATAGATCACTGCCTCCACCAGCAAAGTCTGCATCGGGTTATTGTAACGGCTGAAGAAAACCTGGCCCTGGCTGAACAGCTCCGGTACCGAAATGATGAAACAATAGGAAGTATCCTTGATCAGGGAAGTAAACTGGCTGACCAGGGGCGGTATAATTTTCTTGAAAGCCTGGGGCAAAATAATATAAGCCATAGTCTGGGCCCAGGTGAAACCCTGGGAGCGAGCCGCTTCCCATTGCCCTTTAGGCACCGCCTGAATTCCACCCCGGAAAATCTCCGCTACCAGAGCAGAAGTAAAGATGGTCAAAGCCACCACCCCGGCCCAGAAGGGCGAAAGGCTGATCCCCATCCGGGGCAAGGCGAAATAGGTAAAAAAGATGATCAGCAACAAGGGGCTATTGCGCAAGGCATGGATATAGAGATAGGCCGGCCCGCTCAGGAACTTCCAGCCCGAAATGCGCATCAGAGCCAGCAGCACACCGAAAAACAGACTGAAGGCTATGCTCAGGGCGGCTAACCCCAGGGTCCAGCGCAAACCAGCCGCCAGAAAGGTCAGGTTATTTAAATCCAGAAAGGGAGCCCAGCCACTTGTAGTCATCCTTCAGCCCTCCTTTAATGATAACCTTGAGCTACCCGGCGTTCCAGGTATTCCACCAGGGCACTCAGGGGAATTGTCAAAGTCAGATAGAGTAAGGCAGCAAAAATATAGACTTCAAAAACGATAAAAGTTTCGGCAGAAACCAGGTTGGCATTATACATCAGGTCAGCAACGGCAATGGTGCTGAGAATGGCCGAGTTTTTCACCAGGTTTACCACCTGGTTGCCCAGCGGGGGCAAAGCTACCCGCAAGGCCTGGGGCAGAATGATATAACCCATGG encodes the following:
- a CDS encoding PRC-barrel domain-containing protein, whose protein sequence is MEKNLCRGRHLTGLPVYNPQGEMLGRVRQLAVDEEGQLRALATAEDNWYTWEQLLDLREDGLVVAGEALPDCMVACPNWLEQPLYDRQKQEIGLVGDLVLDKSSGKLAGIELARSIFDDLWQGRTEIPWQQLTWENGQLIWLESEKAGQTMNEA
- the mnmA gene encoding tRNA 2-thiouridine(34) synthase MnmA, whose translation is MKPTVAVGMSGGVDSSVAAALLKEQGYNVIGITLQISPREIEDEDYGGCCSLSSINDARRVCDKLGIPFYVLNFRELFAEKVIDYFCQSYLRGETPNPCIACNKEIKFEAFLRKARALGADYIATGHYARREYDEQRGRWLLRKGVDQRKDQSYVLYTFTQEQLAHTLFPLGEMVKEQTRELARKLELPVANKPESQEICFVPDDDYGAFLEEKLGEQIKPGPFLDRQGRVLGQHKGIVHYTIGQRKGLGIALGKPMFVVDIDPERNAVILGEAEEVYAGELLADELNLIALPVLEQPLAVEAKIRYAARPAAAIVQPLGEKAGNGDRVLVRFQEPQRAITPGQAVVFYQGEYVVGGGVIKKL
- a CDS encoding amino acid ABC transporter permease, whose translation is MTTSGWAPFLDLNNLTFLAAGLRWTLGLAALSIAFSLFFGVLLALMRISGWKFLSGPAYLYIHALRNSPLLLIIFFTYFALPRMGISLSPFWAGVVALTIFTSALVAEIFRGGIQAVPKGQWEAARSQGFTWAQTMAYIILPQAFKKIIPPLVSQFTSLIKDTSYCFIISVPELFSQGQVFFSRYNNPMQTLLVEAVIYFVICYALTSYSRRLERKLAYGH